Genomic segment of Planctomycetota bacterium:
CTTGGCGACCGCTATGCCTTCCTTAAGTATGTCCTGGGCCAGGGTCCTGGTCTGGGGTAGGGCCATGGCCTCGTTCATTTTCAGGTGGGTCAGTCCGCAGACCGGCGCCAGGGCGGAATTCAAGACGGCCTTTTCCCAGGTGTATTTCTTTATCTCGGTCGAGAATTTGGTGGTCAGCCCGGTGTCGGTCAGGAGTTTGGCGGTTTTTTCCGCCAGCAGGTTGGATTCGGCCGACAGGCCGCCGATATAGTTCGGTGAGTTGAAGAACGACATCAGGATTTGGCCCTCGGCCATGATATTGCCGGCGTAATTGATGACCGCGCGCATCACCCGATTCTTGCCCAGGGCGGCAGCCACGTCCTGCTCCACGTCCAGCCCGTTCTGGAAGCTGACCACCACGGTATGTTTGGACATGGCGGATTTCACCTGGCGCAGGATGGCCGGCAGGGCCGAGGCCTTGACGCAGATGAAGATGTAGTCCAGGTTTGAGTTCTTGAGTTCGGTGATTTTGTTGGTCACGCCGTGCACCGGGGTCTGGAAATTGACCACCCCGGCCACGGTGATGCCGATTTTCCGGATGGTCTCAATCCGTTCCTTGAGCACGTCGACCATGGTCACCTGGTGTTTACCGGTCCCGCCAGAGATGGGGGGCCGGGACAGATAGGCGCCCAGGATGGAGCCAATCGGACCGGCGCCGATGACGGCTATCTTGATTACTGGTGGAACTGTTTCTTTTTTAGCTTTCATAACCGGCTTGGCGGATTTCTTGGTCTTGGGGTGCTTCTTCATCTGGTTTTTTCTTTCTATAAATACTTGATATTTGTTTGAGGGCTATATACTATTCATTAGATTCGATAAGTCAAGAAAAACAACAGGATTTAGCAGATTAATTGGATTTATCCTGATTTTATCTGTGTCTATCTGTGTTAATCTGTGGTTGCAATTTCATATGACCAAGCATAAATTGGGCATTGTGGACCTGACGGCCCGGAAGGTTCGGATTGAGGACATCCCTGAGAGCTTAATCAAGCGGTTCCTGGGCGGCCGGGGCCTGAATGCCTATTACCTCAATAAATACCTTAAGAAGGGCACGGACCCGCTGTCGCCGGATAATGTGCTTTTAGTCGGCACGGGTTTATTGACCGGCACGCTGGCGCCCTCCTCCAGCCGGTTCAGCGTGGGCGCTCTGTCGCCGGAGACCGGGTTTTTGGGCGATGCCAATTGCGGCGGGTTCTTCGGCCCGGAACTGCGTTATGCCGGTTTTGACCGCCTGATTATTTTAGGCAAGGCCCGGAAGCCGTCTTATCTGCTGGTTCACGACGGACGGATTGAAATCAGGGATGCCACCGAATACTGGGGCAAGGACACAACGGAGGCCCAGCAGTTGTTCCGCCGGGACTTGGGCCAGTGCGAAATGATGCTCTGCGGCGTGGCCGGCGAGAAATTGGTCCGGTTTGCCTGCGTCCGGACCGGCATCAAGAACGCGGCCGGCCGGTGCGGCATGGGCGCGGTTATGGGTTCCAAGAACCTCAAGGCCATCGTGGCCCAGGGCAGCCAGGGCATCAAGATAAAGCATCCGGAGCGGATGCAGAAACTGGTCGAGGAGATAAAGGACTACCTGATGTCCTCGAAGATTACGGCGATTCTGGGCACGGTCGGCACGCCGCTGTTGTATGAAGTCAGCAACGCCATCGGCGCCATCCGGACCAAGAACAGTCAACTCAATGCCTGGGTGGATGAACTCAACGCCCATGAGATAGATAAGCACGTGGAAAAGATGGTGGCCTGCTCGTCCTGCATGGTTCATTGCCGGCACCGGAATACCATGGGCGGCGAGGGGCCGGAATATACGGCCATCGGGCTATTGGGCGCCAATCTGTGCATGGAAACCCCTGAGCAGGTCATCGAACTGAATAATATCTGCAACGAGCTGGGACTGGATATCTCGTCATCCGGCGGTATCCTGTCCTGGGCGTATGAATTATATGAAAAGGGCATTATCAATAAAGAAACCACCGGCGGGCTGGAACTGCGGTTCGGTGATTTGGAACTGAGCAAGAAACTGCTCCGGATGATTTCCCGGCGCGAGGGATTCGGCGATGTGTTGGCCGAGAGTTCCCGGGCCATCAAGACCTTCGGCCCGGAGTCGGCTGATTACCTGACCGCGGTCAAGGGCCTGCCCCAGAGCGACCCGCACGATGTCCGGTATGTCAAGGCCTTTGCCCTAGGGATAGCCACCTCGTCGCGCGGCGCGGACCACCTGCGCAGCCGGCCGACCCTGGAGATATTTTCCAAACTCCCGCCCGAAGTCAGGCAAAAGATATACGGCACCACCAACCAGGACCCGACGATACTGGACGAAAAGGAAAAGACCATCTATTTCTCTGAGAATATATTTTCCGTGATTGACGCGCTGGGTATCTGCAAATTCATCTGCCACGGTTTCAACAGCCCGCATTTCCTGAAGTATTCCCATTTCAGGGACCTGATATACGCGGCCACCGGCTGGGAGATTAGCGAGGAAGAATTGCGGGAGGTGGGCTGCCGGATTATTGATATGGAACGTATGTTCAACCTGAAACAGGGCTTGACCCGGGATGACGACACGCTGCCCAAGCGCTATTTTGACGACCCGATGCCGCTTAAGGTGTCCAAGGGCCATCACGTGGACCGGGCCCAGTTTGCCTTGGCCATCGACCGGTTCTATAAACTGCGCGACTGGACCGAGGACGGGAAATTGAAACCCGAGCGGGTCAAGGAGCTGGAAGGGATTAAGTAGATACTTTTCTTTTATAGTCATTCCTGCGAAAGCAGGAATCCAGACGTTTGTAACGAAGAACTGGATTCCCGCCTACGCGGGAATGACAATATGAAAAATAACCATTATGAGAGTTCTATTAGCCGACGACGAAAAGACCATTACCGTTACTTTAAGCGATGCGGTCAAGGCCAAGGGCCACCAGATTAAGGTGGTTTATGACGGCCTGAACGCCATCCGGGCTCTGGAAGAAGCGGAGTATGACTGCCTGCTGTTGGACCTGAAGATGCCCGGCCAGGACGGGATGGAGACGCTGCGCCAGGCCAAGA
This window contains:
- a CDS encoding 2-dehydropantoate 2-reductase; amino-acid sequence: MKKHPKTKKSAKPVMKAKKETVPPVIKIAVIGAGPIGSILGAYLSRPPISGGTGKHQVTMVDVLKERIETIRKIGITVAGVVNFQTPVHGVTNKITELKNSNLDYIFICVKASALPAILRQVKSAMSKHTVVVSFQNGLDVEQDVAAALGKNRVMRAVINYAGNIMAEGQILMSFFNSPNYIGGLSAESNLLAEKTAKLLTDTGLTTKFSTEIKKYTWEKAVLNSALAPVCGLTHLKMNEAMALPQTRTLAQDILKEGIAVAKANGYDLGKKFYSEGLDYLNKTGAHKPSMLIDIEARNVTEIDYMNGKIMEYARAKNVPTPYNDTLTTLVRGLEKSFTTAEAVKKEKAAEAKAEEPASPPVRPGYAPPVKWGSGKPQGEMNQSSFNRGGSSYEMPAKNKNLSAPPTAQPKPETKKAHAKKAKTAKKKKALVRAR
- a CDS encoding aldehyde ferredoxin oxidoreductase family protein; translation: MTKHKLGIVDLTARKVRIEDIPESLIKRFLGGRGLNAYYLNKYLKKGTDPLSPDNVLLVGTGLLTGTLAPSSSRFSVGALSPETGFLGDANCGGFFGPELRYAGFDRLIILGKARKPSYLLVHDGRIEIRDATEYWGKDTTEAQQLFRRDLGQCEMMLCGVAGEKLVRFACVRTGIKNAAGRCGMGAVMGSKNLKAIVAQGSQGIKIKHPERMQKLVEEIKDYLMSSKITAILGTVGTPLLYEVSNAIGAIRTKNSQLNAWVDELNAHEIDKHVEKMVACSSCMVHCRHRNTMGGEGPEYTAIGLLGANLCMETPEQVIELNNICNELGLDISSSGGILSWAYELYEKGIINKETTGGLELRFGDLELSKKLLRMISRREGFGDVLAESSRAIKTFGPESADYLTAVKGLPQSDPHDVRYVKAFALGIATSSRGADHLRSRPTLEIFSKLPPEVRQKIYGTTNQDPTILDEKEKTIYFSENIFSVIDALGICKFICHGFNSPHFLKYSHFRDLIYAATGWEISEEELREVGCRIIDMERMFNLKQGLTRDDDTLPKRYFDDPMPLKVSKGHHVDRAQFALAIDRFYKLRDWTEDGKLKPERVKELEGIK